A single genomic interval of Arachis duranensis cultivar V14167 chromosome 7, aradu.V14167.gnm2.J7QH, whole genome shotgun sequence harbors:
- the LOC107459610 gene encoding protein DMP4: protein MDIKLDFDDPNKNKHKDEEELPLLRNTEVPEAERNLVQKAISQTFESTAHLANLLPTGTVLAFQLLSPIFTNLGNCDSAAKTMTSFLVAICAASCFLLCFTDSFRDSKGNICYGFATFRGLWIIDGSTTLPPELAAKYSIRFIDFMHAVMSVMVFAAVALFDPNVVNCFFPTPDNETQEILTALPVGIGVFCSMLFVVFPTHRHGIGFPLSTN, encoded by the coding sequence ATGGACATCAAGCTTGACTTTGACGATCCTAATAAGAATAAACACAAAGATGAAGAAGAGCTCCCTCTTCTGCGAAACACAGAGGTTCCGGAAGCAGAGCGGAACCTTGTACAGAAAGCAATTAGCCAGACATTTGAGAGCACAGCACATTTGGCAAACCTTTTACCAACCGGCACTGTTCTCGCATTCCAGCTTCTTTCTCCAATATTCACAAACCTTGGCAACTGTGACTCTGCCGCGAAGACAATGACTTCTTTCCTCGTAGCTATCTGCGCCGCCTCCTGCTTCCTTCTATGCTTCACAGATAGCTTCAGAGACAGCAAAGGAAACATCTGCTATGGTTTTGCCACGTTCAGGGGCTTGTGGATCATTGATGGATCAACAACTCTTCCACCTGAACTTGCTGCTAAATATAGTATCCGGTTTATAGATTTCATGCATGCAGTGATGTCGGTTATGGTGTTTGCGGCGGTTGCATTATTTGATCCCAATGTGGTGAATTGCTTCTTTCCAACACCAGATAATGAGACACAGGAAATACTCACTGCATTGCCAGTTGGAATTGGTGTTTTCTGCAGCATGTTGTTTGTTGTATTTCCTACACACAGACATGGAATTGGCTTCCCTctttcaacaaattaa
- the LOC107459924 gene encoding protein TRANSPARENT TESTA 9-like: MRNRELVLDLLQSVVEIITYGDKHDPSILECFMDRQVVAEFVRMLDISENSRIEAPLLQYLSIMIQNMDNEHAIYYCFSNGYINSIILHPYELDGGDLAPYYMSFLRAVSGKINRDTLCLLVNVHGDAVVSFPLYTEALRFAHHEEKMIQTAVRTIALNIYNGLRFICYHFTIYLITSSSSRWGKKHD; the protein is encoded by the exons ATGCGTAACAGG GAATTAGTGCTGGATTTATTGCAGTCTGTTGTGGAGATAATTACTTATGGTGATAAACATGATCCATCCATTCTTGA ATGTTTCATGGATCGCCAAGTGGTTGCGGAATTCGTTCGAATGCTTGATATCAGTGAAAATTCAAGAATTGAGGCACCGTTACTTCAGTATCTCAGCATAATGATTCAAAACATGGATAATGAACATGCAATTT ACTATTGTTTCAGCAATGGTTATATTAATAGCATTATTTTGCATCCGTATGAACTTGATGGGGGAGACTTGGCCCCATACTATATGTCTTTTCTAAG gGCTGTTAGTGGTAAAATAAACAGAGACACACTTTGCCTTCTTGTGAATGTACATGGG GATGCTGTAGTTTCCTTTCCCTTGTACACTGAGGCTCTAAGGTTTGCTCATCATGAGGAAAAGATGATTCAGACAGCAGTACGTACAATAGCTCTCAACATCTACAATG GGCTCAGATTTATCTGTTATCACTTCACTATATATCTTATCACGTCTTCTTCAAGTCGTTGGGGGAAGAAGCATGATTAA
- the LOC107459411 gene encoding rac-like GTP-binding protein RHO1, whose translation MLLVFQLFLLEQNLFFLDHPGAAPITTVQGEELRKLIGAPVYIECSSKTQQNVKAVFDAAIKVVLQPPKQNKKKRKGQKTCSIL comes from the exons ATGCTCCTGGTGTTCCAATTATTCTTGTTGGAACAAAACTTG TTTTTTCTAGATCATCCTGGTGCAGCGCCTATCACCACAGTGCAG GGTGAGGAACTGAGAAAACTTATCGGTGCTCCAGTTTACATCGAATGTAGTTCAAAAACACAGCAG AATGTGAAGGCTGTTTTTGATGCGGCCATCAAAGTAGTTCTCCAGCCTCCAAAGCAgaacaaaaagaagagaaagggtCAAAAAACCTGTTCCATATTGTGA
- the LOC110273636 gene encoding phosphoenolpyruvate carboxylase 2-like translates to MLTGLDAGDSIVIAKSFSHMLNLANLAEEVQIAYRRRIKLLKMGDFADENSAITESDIEETFKRLVTELKKSPQEVFDALKEQTVDLVLTAHPTQSVRRSLLQKHGRNLMRLSKERCILDFVSTQL, encoded by the exons ATGCTAACTGGTCTTGATGCTGGGGATTCTATTGTCATTGCCAAATCATTTTCCCACATGCTTAATTTGGCTAACTTGGCAGAAGAAGTTCAAATTGCCTACCGAAGAAGGATTAAGCTATTAAAGATGGGCGATTTTGCTGATGAGAACTCTGCCATCACTGAATCTGACATTGAAGAAACCTTCAAGAGGCTTGTCACTGAACTGAAAAAGTCCCCACAGGAAGTGTTTGATGCTTTGAAGGAGCAAACTGTAGATTTGGTCCTAACTGCTCATCCCACTCAGTCCGTTCGTCGATCTCTGCTGCAAAAGCATGGAAG GAACTTGATGAGGCTCTCCAAAGAGAGGTGCATTCTTGATTTTGTGTCGACACAGCTCTGA
- the LOC127740569 gene encoding uncharacterized protein LOC127740569, with the protein MVRTRRNNRATSVEASSIPNMKICQEPTKILNNEPNPSLKDRVTLDSLANSVEQLTQIVQSLVQRLENNVSSPSKVFKVFGSNSKTLNQQSSASNNSLLLWCIEKAKTDLSITKKRRTDSLTPIDIPGLELPSWVQVCFRPTASMGLNETELAIAAYLYGNHLMDNYKEDIVISEFTARRDVFRSLMPGKPIVSLVLDLVADMMSIELTRESGYWFLPTTFAVSI; encoded by the exons ATGGTAAGAACGCGAAGAAATAATCGAGCTACTTCTGTTGAGGCAAGTTCTATTCCTAACATGAAGATCTGTCAAGAACCAACTAAAATTCTGAACAA TGAACCCAATCCATCATTGAAGGACAGAGTGACTTTAGACTCATTAGCTAATTCTGTTGAGCAATTGACCCAAATAGTCCAATCTCTTGTTCAACGATTGGAAAATAATGTCAGCTCTCCCTCTAAGGTGTTTAAGGTCTTTGGTTCCAATTCTAAGACTCTTAACCAACAAAGTAGTGCGTCGAATAATTCATTGTTGCTATGGTGTATTGAGAAGGCCAAGACAGATCTGTCAATTACTAAAAAAAGGAGAACAGATTCACTTACTCCAATCGATATTCCTGGATTAGAGCTACCTAGT TGGGTGCAAGTCTGTTTTAGACCAACAGCTTCAATGGGTTTGAACGAAACTGAACTTGCAATTGCAGCATACTTGTATGGTAATCATTTGATGGATAA CTACAAGGAGGATATAGTAATTTCAGAGTTTACAGCTCGCAGAGATGTATTCAGGAGCTTGATGCCAGGAAAGCCAATCGTTTCTCTTGTGCTAGACTTAGTAGCAGATATGATGAGCATAGAGTTGACCAGAGAAAGTGGTTATTGGTTTTTACCCACAACTTTTGCAGTAAGTATATAG
- the LOC110273635 gene encoding protein FAR1-RELATED SEQUENCE 5-like, with protein MGYMVSQKGGYDKVGFTSKDLHNHISKTRRGKVKNGDAFAALAYLFSKADSDPLFLGKFTLKDGRLDNLVWADGESVVDYECFGDVLAFDTTYKKNVYNKPLVIFSGTNHYGQTTIFGCALLSDEKSETFKWALKEFLEIMSGKLPEGVVTDGDRAMREAILEVFPGIPHRLCAWHLHRNARWNEIISKYGLAENEWVQVIYNDRMKWATAYLREHFFGRIRTTSQCEGIHSLLKNYVDSKTSLLEFMHKFSEVLRHYRNNHLTADFDTFYKFPVLTTCLESFEKQAAELYTRNIFKLVKDEIEAAGALNVTECPNSGDIVEYSTSEYFNQQWEFKVSYNKDKDLFACECRLFETRGLPCSHIFGVLKHRNANCVPTSLILKRWTRDAKSDFICSIGEQDAADDITPTLRRGAMASICWKLCDISSKNSADYREISGELLKLISKVQNKGDAQARLSPTSALIGDPAVVKSKGAPRKVPKGKKRRRCSRCKSGRVMEARSLYLNWQRDRRLEQMAKKNRQKTEEISLSEETLKAKTNTSGIEATEVPDAATTKIPGLPQYPMHHYPVVLPYQPYGGVLPIPFHPVPNGMAYFNQYPSTAGITSYPQFLHVSSYSSRPRDSNT; from the exons ATGGGTTACATGGTTTCCCAAAAAGGTGGATATGATAAAGTGGGTTTTACTAGCAAAGATTTACATAACCACATTAGTAAGACTAGGCGTGGCAAAGTGAAAAACGGTGATGCATTTGCTGCGTTGGCCTATCTGTTTTCTAAGGCAGATAGTGACCCGTTATTTCTAGGAAAGTTCACCTTAAAGGATGGTAGGTTGGATAATTTGGTGTGGGCTGATGGAGAAAGCGTTGTTGATTACGAATGTTTTGGCGATGTACTGGCTTTTGACACCACTTACAAGAAAAATGTATACAACAAGCCCTTAGTCATATTTTCAGGGACCAACCACTATGGCCAGACGACTATCTTTGGATGCGCTCTGCTCTCAGATGAAAAGTCTGAAACTTTCAAGTGGGCACTGAAGGAATTTTTGGAAATCATGTCAGGAAAACTACCCGAAGGCGTTGTGACAGACGGAGACCGTGCTATGAGAGAGGCTATCTTAGAAGTATTTCCTGGTATACCACACCGCCTTTGTGCATGGCATCTCCATCGTAATGCG AGATGGAATGAGATCATATCCAAATACGGACTTGCCGAGAATGAATGGGTCCAGGTCATTTATAATGACAGAATGAAGTGGGCTACCGCATATTTGAGGGAGCACTTCTTTGGCCGCATAAGAACTACATCACAGTGTGAGGGAATTCATTCATTATTGAAGAACTATGTTGACAGTAAAACCAGTCTCCTTGAATTCATGCATAAATTTAGTGAAGTACTAAGGCATTACCGAAACAACCATCTTACTGCTGACTTTGACACCTTTTATAAGTTTCCTGTTTTGACTACGTGCTTGGAAAGTTTTGAGAAACAAGCTGCTGAACTTTATactagaaatatttttaaacttgtGAAAGATGAGATAGAAGCAGCAGGTGCTTTAAATGTGACTGAATGCCCAAACAGTGGAGACATTGTTGAGTACAGCACGAGTGAGTATTTTAATCAGCAATGGGAATTTAAAGTGTCTTACAATAAAGACAAGGACCTGTTTGCGTGTGAGTGCAGGCTATTTGAGACTCGTGGACTACCGTGCTCCCACATCTTTGGGGTCTTGAAGCATCGCAATGCAAATTGCGTCCCTACATCTCTTATCCTGAAAAGATGGACAAGAGATGCAAAGAGTGATTTTATATGCTCAATTGGCGAGCAAGACGCCGCTGATGATATAACGCCCACACTTAGACGCGGTGCAATGGCATCTATTTGTTGGAAGCTTTGTGATATTTCTTCCAAAAATTCAGCAGACTATAGGGAAATCTCAGGTGAGTTACTTAAGCTAATTTCGAAGGTGCAAAATAAAGGTGATGCACAAGCGAGGCTTTCCCCCACTTCAGCACTAATCGGTGATCCAGCTGTTGTGAAGTCAAAAGGGGCTCCAAGAAAGGttccaaaagggaaaaagaggCGAAGATGTTCGCGTTGTAAGTCAGGCAG gGTTATGGAAGCAAGAAGTCTGTATCTAAATTGGCAGAGAGACCGAAGATTAGAgcaaatggcaaaaaaaaatcgACAGAAG ACCGAAGAAATCAGTCTAAGTGAAGAGACATTAAAAGCTAAGACCAACACATCAGGAATAGAAGCGACCGAAGTTCCAGATGCAGCCACAACCAAGATACCAGGATTGCCACAGTATCCTATGCATCATTATCCAGTGGTCCTTCCTTATCAACCTTATGGTGGAGTCCTCCCTATTCCTTTTCATCCTGTTCCAAATGGCATGGCGTATTTCAACCAATATCCTTCTACTGCCGGAATTACATCATATCCTCAGTTTTTGCATGTCTCGTCGTATTCTAGTCGACCCCGTGATAGCAATACATAG